The genomic segment GAAGGTTTTTTGCTAGACAATTTACTTGGCACAATCTCATAGAAAATACTTGTTTGCTCTGCCCCTTCTGTGTAGCAACAAGAAGCGGAAGCCCACATATAGGTAAAATGTGAGAAAAACCAAATGTCTCGATGGTAAGAAGAATAGCTTGACGGATAAGGTTGAATTCATCAAACCTGGGACATAAGAAAATTGTTGATCACAAGTTCAATACAAAACTAACCTTTTCCTCGCAGAGAAGAGATATGGCTCTAACTTTTGTGTAGTGCCACATCACCACCCTTGCTAAAAACGACTAAAAATTGTTAAAATCAAAAGATACAAGAGTAATATTGAAATCCGATAACATAGAGCGCCAAAATCACAAAATATCTAACATATAAGACCAAAAATGCAATTTTTCCTAGAAGACGACAATATTGTCCATTCATAAGTGTGTTTCACTAACATCACCAGTCACATATTTGAATCACTTTTAAATCGATAAATGATTAGTCTCTTTTGTCCTCAAAGAAGTAAAAACACAAAATAGAGATTGGAACAGACTGTAAATGCTACAAGTTACATAAATTCTTAAAATAGTCCAAAATTGAGAAAATAATAAGAGACGATTGCAGTGAGTAAATAAAAATTCtaaaccaaaataaaaaatctaaaaagcaataaattaaatttttgttgGATGTGATCAACcgatttaaaatcttaaaatgtctgtataaacataaaaattaaaatgctATGTTACAATTAAAGGaataaatatgtaaacaaattaaattaaatataaatttctaATTATGCAACAAGCAACATaaattctttcatttgagcatgAAGAAAACTGTCCCCGAATTACCATATTAATCATGcattttatgaaatatattgaaaaaaaaatttaaactcaaTTGCACTTTCAACATATTTTATTATCTTAATTTCTGGATAGTTTACAGAATTCTGCAACACCTTGCATACTTTGAAGTTTCAACGCAATTTAGATTTCCCCATCTAATTTTCCAGAGTTTCTTAACTTTCCGTTTAATGTAATTGATAAATTTTaatcaattttatatttttaatcgcATTCAAAGTTTCTTTCAGCATATCTCAACCGTAATATTTCAGTTGAATCAGTTGATAACCTGGCATTTACACCTGCTGATGACTTAATGTCACTTCTAATTATTTACCAAATGTCCACCCCCTTTGAGCGTCTTTATTCTGTTTTAATTATTATGATATTCTTCATTATTTTCGAGTCCTTTCACATATGCCTTCAGCATATTTTGAGATATTTCTTCATTTTTggcatttttgaaaattgttgtCATATCATTTCagccattttttatttttccagtCAAATATCCATATGAACGAACCTGAGACATGCATTACCTTAGGGAGTAAACCGAAACCAATATTGAATATCAAGAATCATAGTGAAACATTATTTTCAGAAAAAGAAAACGTTGCCATAAGTCAATCACATGCGTGTCACAGGCTCTTTACCAATAATAAAAATCGACAAAGTTGGAAAAAAGACTAACAGCAATAAATtatttagtgcaaggattgaATTGACACTAGTTAATGAACAACAAAATTGATTACCCTTAGAGAAAGGGTAAATAGAATGTGCTTACCCAATAAATGCAGCAGCATATCTAAGGCCATCAAAAGCACACCTGCATCAAGTTTTTTGCAGGAAAATATTATTAAACCCAAGTATTTGTTAACAAAAAACAGACTATAAATCAATTACAGATCATGAATCAAAGAAAACTAGCAAAAAGCTCGAGTCATTTCTTTCTAAGAATTAACAAAGATGCTGCCACACCGCTGAACTTTAGTAACCATGTAAGCTTATATCGTCCGGTATTCGGTATATTCAAATATGTGCTCGAATCTTTAAAAGAGTGTAAAGCATCTTACCAATGACCTGTACTGAAAAACATGCATACAGAAAAAAGGCTCCATTGGGTGACGGGAAGTGCATAAGAAATCGAAGATCCAGAACAAGATTTATCTGCCCTCTGTTCCAATGTCATCAACCTGGTCAAACACCATCCTGTAGAGAACACGTTTAAATGCAAACATATCGGTAACCCAAACGCGcagggaaaactttcaacaaacCATGTCCACAAATGGAGAATACATTTAGCAAAAACAGCCCATCAAATCATAGAAAATACAAATGAATTGGATTACATAATCGCAATGTAGTTCAACCATAAAGTTGGTTAAACTTTGTTAATTTCCAGAAATAAAGCTGTATGGAAGAACATTCACCTCCAATAAAAAATGCTAAGAAAACCAAGGGGCCTTGTTTTCCGGATAGAACGATGATAGTTGGACTCCATACCGACAACAAGGCCAATGCTTTAACAACTGTTCTTTCTTCCCAATTAGAAGTTCTCTTCCTATCAAGGAGTACACTAATGGCAACTAATGACAATTGCAGTAGTCCAGCAGCATAGGTCACCCGAGGAATGGAGTTTCCTTTCATAATCTCAGGCACCATTTGCAGATTTACCATGCTGCTCTCTGAAGCCCAATGTAAGGGTATGAGTATAAGGTTAAATAAAGTTCCTATAGTAACATACTTCAAGATCCCCTGAGAGAAGTAAGCAATGCTCTTGTATTGCAGAAATGCCAAAACTATTAAACTAAATACTGGCAGAATTTCAGACACATGCACCCATATCGGAGAGTCGTCGCCAATTCCTGTCGTCTTTGAAGGATCTAACTTTAAGAACAAAGAACTGACAGCCTGCTTCAATTGCCCGAGTTCGATGCCAATTCTGATCAAAGGAAGTAAAATACAAAGAACAAGTGCCTGCAGGATTAATTAACAAATACTAAGCAATCATTCTAACTCTCTCCTTCTACaaagtgcaaaacaagaagaatAAACTTGAGAATAGACAGAAGCTTATTGACAAAGAATATCGATCTTATGAAACAGGATGAAACATTATCCATGTCTTATCAGCAATCATCACAGTAAGCGCATATTTCATATATTGATGGGACATAAAGAATGCACATACTTTAATTAACAAATACTAAGCAATAATTCAACTCCTACAAACTGCAAAACAAGAAGAATAAACTTGAGAATAGAACAGAAGCTTATTGAAATGAAGAAGATCGATCTTATGAAACAGGATAAAACATTATCCAAGTTTTATCAGCAATCATCACAGTAAGCACATATATCTTATATTAATGAGACATAAACAACACACATACTTCAATTAACCTCATCTTTTTCATTGCTGCACAGCGTAACTGAAGAATTACAATAGTTGCCAAAAGAAAACCAGCGACTCTGCCTTCTTCCACTGCATCTCAAAGTGAAATAAAATGAGCACAAAATCCAAAAACTAGACACAGGTGATTTCTGGAAATAGATGCCCAGAAAGCCAAAAAGATTGCACCAGATTTGGAGCTTACAAATGTAACTGTTAGAAAGAAAACTGCATGCACGAATCAGCACCAAAATAATAGCAAAATTCACTCCAAAGAAACTCTTAAGATCACCGCAGAATTGAGAATGAAGTTCACATAGCTTTTCCAATCTCTTGATGAAAAAAGAATGCAGAAAAATCGAACACAGCATGATGCCGAAACCTATGCCCATTATCTTCAGATTAAACTCAGTCCAGCTGGATCGTGCTAGTTCAGCAACGCTTGACAAAAACAGCGAATATGCATCAATCTGCTTTTTGACCGAAGGCAATGATGCAAAACATCCCTGACTCTTGTCAATTGAAGAATTCTTTGAAGTGAGTGCCCAAAGCTCTTGCGCCTTAGCATACAGCTCTGAGACATGCAACAAATCTTTGTCCGAAAATCCAATTAATGACAAAGATGAGTAGACATCAATGTATTTTTTTACCTACATTAGTAAATCCCGTGTCAAGAAGAaagtttcaaattcttcctAACAAAGGCTATAAATATAACATTTTTTCTTCCAACTTCAGGTAAAGTTCGCATGAAAAGAGTAAACCAGAAACTTATCTGAAACCAATGTTGCGCGAAATCGATAAACCTACTACttaaacaaacaaaaaacaAGGCAATGACCCACTTATTTATGCATATGTAAAGTAAGGTCCTGTGTATCCTTAATCACTAATCTTGATCTAAAGTGAAAAAAAACCGAAACGAACAAACATTTATCAGATAAGAGTTCCAAACTTGCCCGTTAAGTAGAGCATCAGCATAGGTCCTCATGAGCACTAAAATTTCTGAAACTGACAATTtgagagatgttgtgattttgTGTATTTGTACAGCAGACACATGGGATAAAAGAACAATTGCATCCTATAAACTTAAAGTATTATGGCAAGAATGTATGATGATAACCATCCTGTCAAACGAAGGTGCACCGATATGCATCGTACACATGCTCGTTTAAAAAAGGTGGACATTTTAAAGAATGGAcgacaaataaaaaaatttggaacaaatattaaaaaatgttGATGTGTATTGGACATAAAAGTTAAGTTTTAATAAAGGAAATTGTTTATTCAGTATGATCTTACACAAGCAAGTCCTACTAAGCAGGTGCTTTCCATAAATACACGGTAGCTACACTTGGACTTAAGTCTGTCAACAGATTCATAGGTTCATGACCACCGTAGTCCAAAAGTTAAGTTGATGGAAAAGAAATATTTATTTGTTTGAGTTAATTATAAGATCCTAAAGCTAAACATAGTTCTGGTATTGTATGAAGAGTAAAAAGTGTAACACTCTGAAGACAAAAAGAGTGAAGAAAGCTTTACCTGCCAAGAATTAATGCAGAGCACGTTAACATAATTTTGCATCCAAGTGTCAACTTCTGATGCCCTTTGATCACTGCAAGGCATTGAGTGTGGCATATCCCATGCACTTCCAGCTAAGGAAAACAGTTCCGAGTCAACTCGCCCAATGCTGAAGATAGTAACGGTCAACCTTATCATTAACTGTTCAAAAAAAGAACTCTCTAAACCAACTGAATATCGTAATATGCAGCACAACTCTAGCAAGCTACCACGTTCTCGTACATGGATACAATACCATAAAACTTTACCAACGaagtttaaaataaaatagaaaaacCATATTGCACTATACCTTCCAAAAGGAAAGGGAAGACCAAGAAGAGCAGAAATTGTGACTGCAAAATCAAGCTGAAAAATAAAAGAGTGGGATGAGTGAAGTTCCTACGATGAAGTTGTGCTCAGGAAATCTTGAGCACATGGAGGTGAATCAAATTAACAGACCTGTTGAATGGAGTAAATGCAAATCTTCTTTTCATGCTGAAATTACAACAAAAACATATAAATATGCAGGATTATATATTCTCGCATTTATGAGGCTCTTGAAGACGTTAAAATAATTGATAATGGAGAAAGTTGAATATGACAGTAAGCAACAATGAACCCACATTTTAAGGGTTGATAAAAATTTGTCAATGAGATTTTGGCCTCATAATTGGACCAACTGAGTTGGAGAAAAATATATGGCATATATGGCATACTTCGTACTCAGACACATCAAAAGATCGGAGAGGGCTGATGGATGTTCTTTTCTTTTACAGTTGATAAATGGAAAAAAGATCCTTcgcttttaaaaaatattgtcaAGTAATTTTGGTAAACAGGAGAACAAGTTCAGAAGTAGAGTTGAGGATGCCCTTCTAATTTTACATTTGATGACATCTCGGAAAATCCTTCTACCTAACAGCAACATAATTATGTGGGTGTTGGGAAAATGGTGGTGGAAGGATTCAAACATCAGGCGGAGAATATGAACACGGTAGTTTTACTGCGCTGCATGATTACTGTAGAATAAAGCTCATCCAAGGACTGATCATCAGCTTTGTAAACTTCTCAATTTTCTTTGATAAAATTGGTTATATATTCTCTTTTTAAGCCGTATAAAATTTCAAACTGTTCATCCTATACCCAAATTTTCTTCAGAGAATATTCCATACCGTGTCTAATTTGCATGACGAACTATCAACTGCCGCTTGCTGAGGAGTTGGAGGCTTCTTTAAACTCAGTGCAAAAATCGCTGTTTCCACCTAAACAATGTTCTAAATAAAGTTCTTGATGGCTATAATTAATTAGCAAAAGATTTTAAAAGATGAAATACCTCTTCAGCAGTGCCTCCACCATGATCACCATTTAAGGTTTGCCCGTGATCACCCATGACAACAAGCATTGTATTTTCATGTAATCCACCTGGTCTACTTTCGTTCTCCAGCACTCCAACCACTTCCTATATTAAAATAAGAACTTTTTATTATGGTCTCAgaagaaatgtcagaaattaagGGTTGCCCTGAACATAGTTTTAGGAATGTCGAAGAGCatggcacttgaattgaaagaCAAGGATTATAAAACAAGAGGCACTATATGCGATTCCATCCATTTAGTTGCACTTCTGtagttaattaaaaattaaatcaactAACTACCTTTATGATTTCGTTGTACTGCTGCAACTTTTCGACCATTGGGACAGAGTCAACACCAAATATGTGCCCAGCATGATCCTGGATCATATACaacgaaacaaaaaaaaaaatcaaaactatAGGTTGAGTTGACGGTCTCATGAAAATCAAAAGCTGAGTTTTTCAGTTATGGCACAAATTTATTTCGATGTCAAAATAAGAAAGATCACTTATGCAGGCCAGTAGGAAATGGATGCCAAGTGACATTGAGATCGTAAATGAAACAGAGATGATAAATGCAGcaacatcataaaatatttattgctgttgcaatttttgcaaacttgACAGCTTCCATTCATGCAAAATTTAGTACCATGGCCCTGGGAGTTCAGGTCTTTTAGCTCCTTAAAACAAACCAAGTTCAGGTCTTTTAGCTTCTTAAACCAAACCAAATCTATAGATTAGGTGCAAGGTTCTGTTGATGTATCTAGCACtgaaaattaaattaagaaCAAATTTCATCCCAGGGAGagcataaaaaatttaaacatcagAATTATTATGAACACTCTCGAAATTCTAAACAAATGCTGGTGAGAGAGCCTGACACCAAAACATGTGAATAACAGTGCTAGTAGAAATCTATGTTTGAGGTGCATACATTGAAAAACTATGGGTTGCACCTTTTAAATTTTCCTTCCAATAATTTTTCAGTATGCAGCCACAATAGGTGGCCCACCTGGGTTATCCAAGCTCTGATTATTCcctagataattaaatattatcagCATTTTTAATTTATACTAGATAATTATCAGCATTCTTAGTTTATATTTTCCATCTTCTCCTACTTAGACGAGAAATAGAAAATATATGGGCTTGATATAGAGTTGAAAATTACAACAAGATATTCTCTCTCCTGAACTAACAAAACACAACAGGGAAATggaaaattgaagaaaaataatgGAGAGAGAGGCTTACCACACCTAGAAAATGAGCTATCAATACATCCCAATTATCTTCATATAGGGAAGGAAGCAAGTTTGTGATGCACCCATTGTCCACCTGGCATAGAAAACAATATGAAGAATTCAAAATCCAAGAAGAACTGTGGCAAAAAAAATCCAAGAACAAGCAGCAAATGTGGGCAAAAAATTAACTCTTACATAGGAATTTAGATAGAAGGTCAACTTTAACGATACAAATACATCTTATGACCATAGTGAATGTCTGGATAGGTATGAAGGTTTACCAAAAGAAAAATACCGTGTGAAGATCTTTAACATTAAATGATGGGAAGGGATAGGATGAGACAAAATGGTCAGGAAATAATTGCACCCATGTGTCGTCCCCCATCACTACTACTCGCTTTCCATTTTGAACCATCTACAGAAGATAATGAGGAGCTGAGGTGATTGCAAgaacaagaaaaaaaatgaataaagCATTCCCATCTCGTGATAAAAACTATGTGAAGCATAGGGGATGACCTGATATATCAAGTTATCTTCAACAATTGCTGGTGCACCAAAGCTATTTCCTACGTCGATAAACGTTGGAAGTCCACCAGTGGTCAAGCCCTAAAAGGGAAAAAGAACGGTAAATATTACGTCAAGGTGTATTTCAAGTGTAAGGTACGGAGGTACCACAATTTTGCTACTCTGGTAATTTTGCTCGTCTGAGAATCAAATTAGAAATTTCAAAGTCAAAACTTTGTTCTGAACACAATACGTGAATGATAAATTTCGATATGATAGATAGTAGATAAACCGGACAAAACAAAGATATCAAAATGATGCTACAAGATAACTTTTACAAGGCAGCAAAAATCCTTAAGTAGATAATCAGGATTCAATTTCAAAATAACAATTGAGGTAAGGTTCATTGAAGTTCTGTTTAATTAAAGTTAGGAATTAATATGAAGAAGTTAAGTGGCAAAGTACATGTTCATTGAAACCATATTCAAGCAGTTGAACTCCGGTTCCAAAATCATAACCATGGCAGGCCTCCACATGTGGGCCATTCATAACTATGTTCAGTAAGAAAATTTTCAACtgaaatttttttcatttcGTTCCACACATATTCCTCTCCTTTCTCTGAATTTCTCTTGATAATCATTCCTTTATCACTTTACCACTGCAGAAATGATAACCATATCCAGTCATTGCTTTTCCCAAAATGTAAAACAACATAGTTTTCACCTTTAGACGCTGCAAACTGGTGGTAGGCGGGTCTGCTATAGCCTTGAAAATTTTGGCCGTAGATTGGTTCTGACTAGCATATTCATGAAGAACCTGTAACTTATCCATCCATGGTTTCTTCTCTGGTATAAATAACAGAATTaaacaaacaaataaacaaCAGGAACAGTAGCATCAGCCAACTCAAGCACAAAAAATCAAATCCAATTTAATTTCGAATCGTATAAAGCACTTACCTGGAAAAAATGTACTTGGAGCGACAAAATCAAACCTGTTTGGACGAATTTCGAGCTTAGATCCAAATGATGACTTTAACAATCATAAaaccaaaattaaaaaaaaaaaaaaacaaacaaaccaaTTTTCGTATCATTAAATTGAAAAGATGGATCATACAAAACACCTTAGAGCATCAAGAACGATAATAACAAGGCGATTTACTGCAGGTCTGTTCCAACAAGCACTTCCATTTTGCTGTGGAGGAAAGCAGGGAGACTGGAGAACGTCACCGCATTGGCTATACTGAGAGAGCTCGGAGCGAGTAAGAAGGAAACCTCGCGTAAACAACAAAATGGCGAATCCGTGAATCACCATTATACTTAGGAAGACGCAGCAACCCCATTTTCGGCTACCCCAATTCTCTGTCCTCTCAAATACAGCCGCCATCGCGTGAGAGCGTCTCGTAATTTTTGGTTTTAGAGTACTCAACGAGCAAGAAGCATAGAAAATACATGTAAAccaattatttgaaaattatattatatatatatatataatatttatatattaaattacaTGCCACATCGCTAGCAGCTCATTGCATATTTTAAAATGATCAATTCAtactaaaaattattataattttattaaattattttgtctATCTTTATTAGTATTATTTAgaatataaatcattttaagtTTTGGTAATGACAATATTAGCATCGAGCTGTTTCAAGAGTTTATTTGTTAATTTGTTTGATCGAAATAAGTTCTCAATAAAGTGCACAAGTCGCAATCTTTCATATATTAACAAATCAAAGTGGATACGGTAACTTGAGTTGTTTAAAGACTACAGTTTCCGTACTTAGTTATGTTCAGTGGTACTGTGAAACTATCATTCAATAATATTTGTCATAACATCCTAAAATTTGTTAATACAAATCGGTTTTAAGAAaagattttaaaatagtttattCACCCCTCTCTATACTCTAATCCAATTCTCTAGAAATGATATCAGAGCgggttttttaaaaactttgattactaaatatataaaatgaaatccTTTAGCAAGATTCATATGTATTCAAAAGAGTAATATGATGATTATAAGATTCGCATGCGAGAACATTTGGCTGGACAAAATGATGACATATTGTATGTCATCACTAACGAGCAAATAAAGATATATAAAGTCAATACAACTATAGCAGTTTCCGAGGTTACCCTACAAATGATTGAGAAGCACAGTAtgagaagaaaagaaaactAACTTGGACAACGTGGCCCAGGATATCCTACACAAGACCCTTCACAAGAATAAGTTCAGCAACATCAAGACACGTTCAACCACCAAAAAGATACAGTAGAAGCTGACCCAACTCTGTAAGGGCatgatcaaaccaaagaaaacaaactaatTACGAATCCGGAAGATTGATAATGTCAAGATAAAGCCATGTGAGAATGTCAATGAGTTTGATGAGCGATTTAGAAGTATTGTTATTAAACTTGCATCACTTGATAAAGAATACTTTAACCATAAACTCGCTTTGAAGGTTATGAGAGCATCGTCCAGAGATTGAGATGTAAAGACGGTGACCATGCAGGAGTCCAAAGATCTCAACAAACTCGATCTGCATGACCtatttacatatttgaaagCACACGAGTTCGATCTGGGAATCATAACAGAAAAAGAGTCATCCACTCCACAACCTACCAAAACTTTAGTTGTCACAACTTCAACTTCAGCCTCTAGTGAAGAAGCTTCCATCGGAAAATCTGTTAATCAGATAAACAATGAAGCATGGTCGTTATTTGTTAAATTTTTTGGCAAATTTATGAGAAAAAATGggtataaattcaactcttgtCATAAAAATGATCAAGTTGATGATAATCAGACTTGTTTTAACTATGGAaagaaatgttattttttaCAAACTGCAACATGGCAAAGAAAGATTATAAGAAACCTTTCAAGAAAAGATGGTTCAAATATGAGAATAAAATCCTACAAGAAAATGAAAGATCAAAAAGTGATAATTTCTTAATAAAGTAAAAACAAATTGTCTAACTCAGATCCAGATCTGAAGTTCAGAAACCTCAACTAGCAAGAGTGATGATAAGAAGGTTCAGTGTCTTATGACAAATGTTGAGCCATAGATATATTGTTATGGAGAATGTCGATGAGGTATGGTATTTGACTTCGATTCTGATGAGTTTACACAAGAAGATCTTGTCATGGCATTGCATAGCATGGTAGATGAGTATAAAAAACTTTCGCAATTATTTGAGGAAGCCAAACCagaaaataaaatctaaacaaatAAGTCAAGTAACTCTACATGCTCGTAGCAAAAAGAACTTGACAGTCTAATTGTGAAAGTCAATATGCCATCGGTTGAAAATGATGAAATGCGAAGAGTGTTTCAAGCAACAATACATGGGTTGTAGAAACCAGCCGGTGACAGAATTGAGCTAGAGTTTGACAACAATGGGTGTCGTTCTTCTGAGGTGGGTACTCAATCATATCTAGATAAAGACAaatctaaaataatattttgtccAGTCTAGCATGATATATGAACATTAACAAAGATAAAGTCAAGCTGATTACACTGGCTCAAAATGGCTTTGCAAAAAGCCAAGCCCAATCAGATATTACTCTGTGAAGGGAAAACTTGACCGTTATTATAATTGCAGGCATGTTCAAAATAGATACAAATAAAATTGGAAGGATGGATAACTCAAACAACATTTTGTGAGAGAAAAAATATATCATACATCACCTGGTTTTGCACAGACTCACACTCTTTTGGATACATACACAAGTAGGATGGTTAGACTAATTCAATTGTGGGTACCGAAAGGGTTAATCTGTTTATGACCCAACTAGTTTTGGGTGCTAAAAATTTTTTTGATTAATTGCAAGCCTCAAAGATAATATCATTAAAGAATCAATGTTGTTTTTGGACAGTGGTTGCTCCAAACATATGAACGGTGATGTCAAGTTGTTGTTTGAAGTCATTGATCACAAAAGACCAAGAATCACTTTCGGTGATAACTCAGAAGGCAGAGATGTGAATGAGGGTGGGATTATCCAGGACAAGATAATTCTAATGATGTATTATTAGTTGAAAATATTTGATAAATCCGATTAGTATTAGTCATTTATGTAATAATGGTTACTCTGTTGAGTTTCACAAGCACACATGCACATTTAGATCTACAAATAGTGATATTATGCTAACCGGGctaagaaaacaaaaattagaCTTGGGGTTACCGAACATTGATTTTACTAAAGATAAAGTTTTCTTTGTATGTCAGTTAGGTAAACATGTCAGATCAACATTCAAGAACAAAAGACATAACTCAACAACTCGATGTTTGGGAACTTCTtcacatggatctatttggtccaatacccaTAATGAGCCTAGGGGGAAAGAAGTACACTTTGGCGATCATCGaagaattttcaatatttatacgGGTTATCTTTCTAATTTTTAAAGATCGGACCAGTGCCTAGCTTATCAAGATTCATAAGAGATTACAAAGTGAGATAACTTCAGTGGTATATAGATAAGGAGCGACATAGGAACTGAATTTACTAATAGACTCTCATAAACCTATCTAGAAGAATGATATTAAGCATGTGCTTTTAACTACTAGATCATCTTAGCAAAATGAAGTTGCTGAGAAAAATAACAAGACACTCAAAAAAACGGCTCGAACCATGCTAGCTGAATCTAGTATCTCTAAAAAAATATGGGCATAAGTGTGAACACTACATGCTACATACATAACAGATTAATGATTAACAAGAATCACAGAAAGACCCTCTAGAAGATCTGAAATGGCAAACAACCCAAAATTTCATACTTTCGAGTACTCGATTATAAGTGTTTCATTCACGATAATGGTAAAACACGTCTAACcacttttgatgctaaatctgatGTCGATGTGTTTCTAGGCTATTCTTCTGTTAGTAAGACATATAAGGTTTATAAATATAGAAATCTTAACCATTGAAGAACCGGTgcatgttgtatttgatgaaatcaTATATCTTTCATGATAATAATATAtgcaatatatattatttatgtaATAGATTAGATGTTACTAACATTGATTCTAGCAGTGATCATGAGATAGATTAGAGAAAAACGACTGAAATAATTCCTAAGGCAAGTCCAATTGTCCATGAAGAACTGCACAAAATCAAGCCGCTTAAGAAGTTGAC from the Primulina eburnea isolate SZY01 chromosome 3, ASM2296580v1, whole genome shotgun sequence genome contains:
- the LOC140827674 gene encoding uncharacterized protein, with the protein product MAAVFERTENWGSRKWGCCVFLSIMVIHGFAILLFTRGFLLTRSELSQYSQCGDVLQSPCFPPQQNGSACWNRPAVNRLVIIVLDALRFDFVAPSTFFPEKKPWMDKLQVLHEYASQNQSTAKIFKAIADPPTTSLQRLKGLTTGGLPTFIDVGNSFGAPAIVEDNLIYQMVQNGKRVVVMGDDTWVQLFPDHFVSSYPFPSFNVKDLHTVDNGCITNLLPSLYEDNWDVLIAHFLGVDHAGHIFGVDSVPMVEKLQQYNEIIKEVVGVLENESRPGGLHENTMLVVMGDHGQTLNGDHGGGTAEEVETAIFALSLKKPPTPQQAAVDSSSCKLDTHEKKICIYSIQQLDFAVTISALLGLPFPFGSIGRVDSELFSLAGSAWDMPHSMPCSDQRASEVDTWMQNYVNVLCINSWQVKKYIDVYSSLSLIGFSDKDLLHVSELYAKAQELWALTSKNSSIDKSQGCFASLPSVKKQIDAYSLFLSSVAELARSSWTEFNLKIMGIGFGIMLCSIFLHSFFIKRLEKLCELHSQFCGDLKSFFGVNFAIILVLIRACSFLSNSYILEEGRVAGFLLATIVILQLRCAAMKKMRLIEALVLCILLPLIRIGIELGQLKQAVSSLFLKLDPSKTTGIGDDSPIWVHVSEILPVFSLIVLAFLQYKSIAYFSQGILKYVTIGTLFNLILIPLHWASESSMVNLQMVPEIMKGNSIPRVTYAAGLLQLSLVAISVLLDRKRTSNWEERTVVKALALLSVWSPTIIVLSGKQGPLVFLAFFIGGWCLTRLMTLEQRADKSCSGSSISYALPVTQWSLFSVCMFFSTGHWCAFDGLRYAAAFIGFDEFNLIRQAILLTIETFGFSHILPICGLPLLVATQKGQSKQVFSMRLCQVYLIYGLISAVTFTFTMLCVTIHRRHLMVWGLFAPKFVFDTVGLVLIDLMIFLSSLYYIM